CACCCCGAAGATGTTTCCGCAAAAGCGGCTCGAGGCGGGCGACGTCGGTTATTTCATCGCGAACATCAAGAGCACCGCGGACATCAAGATCGGGGACACCGTGACCGATTTGCGCAACCCCGCCCGCGAGCCGCTGCCCGGCTTCCAGGAAATCCATCCGATGGTATTCAGCGGCCTTTACCCGATCAACACCGGCGATTTCGAGCATTTGAAGGCCGCTATCGGGAAATTGAGGCTGAACGATTCCGCGTTTGTCTATCAACCCGAGAGTTCGGTCGCGCTTGGGTTCGGATTCCGCTGTGGATTTCTCGGCCTGCTCCACATGGAGATCATCCAGGAGCGGCTGCGGCGGGAATACGACATGGACATCATCGCCACCTCGCCGAGCGTCATTTACGAGATCCTCACCACTCGAGGCGAGACGTTGCTCGTCGATAACCCGGCGCACCTGCCGGACCCAAGCGTGATCGATGAAATCCGCGAGCCGATTGTCAAAGCGTACGTCCTTTGCCCGAATGAAAACATCGGCGACATCCTTCAGCTCATTCTGGAGAAGCGCGGCCTGATGGACCACACGGAATCGCTCGACACCCGGCGCGTCATGCTCCATTGCGAGCTGCCCTTGAACGAAATCCTGGTGGACTTCAACGACAAGATTAAGAGCATCACCCGCGGCTACGGCTCGATGGATTACGAGCACGCCGGTTATCGCGCCGCGAAATTGGTGAAGCTCGATCTGCTCGTGAACGGTGAACCGGTCGACGCTTTTTCCACCATCGTGCATCGGGACCGGGCCGACAGCCGCGGCCGGATGCTGGCGGCGAAGTTGAAGGAAGTGATCCCGCGGCAGCTCTACCAGGTTGCGATCCAGGCGGCGATCGGTGGAAAAATCATTGCTCGCGAAAGCGTTTCCGCGTTGCGAAAAAACGTGACGGCCAAATGCTACGGCGGCGATATCACCCGGAAGCGGAAGCTGCTGGAGAAACAAAAAGAAGGCAAAAAGCGGATGAAAAGCATCGGCAAGATCAACATCCCCCAGGAAGCCTTTATCCAGGTACTC
This Chthoniobacterales bacterium DNA region includes the following protein-coding sequences:
- the lepA gene encoding translation elongation factor 4; this translates as MLRFMSIELTRNFCIIAHIDHGKTTLSDRLLDRTGTIHERDKQDQLLDSMDLERERGITIKAHPVAMRYAAKSGQKYRLNLLDTPGHVDFAYEVSRSLAACEGALLIVDAAQGVEAQTVANVHLAHKQGLTIIPVINKIDLPNADIPAVHKQLEEILAIPAEEAIDASAKMGIGIEEILEAVVHRIPPPPKPADEILRGLVFDCVFDIYRGVVAYVRIFSGKIEADQGIKLINNDARYEVKEVGVFTPKMFPQKRLEAGDVGYFIANIKSTADIKIGDTVTDLRNPAREPLPGFQEIHPMVFSGLYPINTGDFEHLKAAIGKLRLNDSAFVYQPESSVALGFGFRCGFLGLLHMEIIQERLRREYDMDIIATSPSVIYEILTTRGETLLVDNPAHLPDPSVIDEIREPIVKAYVLCPNENIGDILQLILEKRGLMDHTESLDTRRVMLHCELPLNEILVDFNDKIKSITRGYGSMDYEHAGYRAAKLVKLDLLVNGEPVDAFSTIVHRDRADSRGRMLAAKLKEVIPRQLYQVAIQAAIGGKIIARESVSALRKNVTAKCYGGDITRKRKLLEKQKEGKKRMKSIGKINIPQEAFIQVLKAQ